The Labrus mixtus chromosome 16, fLabMix1.1, whole genome shotgun sequence genome window below encodes:
- the thrb gene encoding thyroid hormone receptor beta isoform X1 — protein sequence MMNYCIPDMYEMPHPGVGGYPMQGGGEHCMYPGEGPGYGHCEPQPLHHPPCMEQTWPSSQHYSCSYTGGPLPFKNEFCSMEVPLSHFHHQPEYFPEIKPEYSHLQWMQGAHKKGYIPSYLDKDELCVVCGDKATGYHYRCITCEGCKGFFRRTIQKNLNPTYACKYEGKCIIDKVTRNQCQECRFKKCIAVGMATDLVLDNSKRLAKRKLIEENRERRRREELQKTVWDRLEPTQEEWDLIRMVTEAHMSTNAQGNHWKQKRKFLVEEAMLLNEITCNLFYTSDQSAAGVKETKPEDIGQASMVNAPEGNKVDIEAFSQFTKIITPAITRVVDFAKKLPMFCELPCEDQIILLKGCCMEIMSLRAAVRYDPESETLTLNGEMAVTRGQLKNGGLGVVSDAIFDLGVSLSSFNLDDSEVALLQAVILLSSDRPGLSSVERIERCQEEFLLAFEHYINYRKHKVAHFWPKLLMKVTDLRMIGACHASRFLHMKVECPTELFPPLFLEVFED from the exons ATGATGAACTACTGCATCCCAGACATGTATGAGATGCCTCACCCCGGGGTGGGAGGCTATCCGATGCAGGGTGGTGGAGAGCACTGCATGTATCCAGGTGAGGGGCCCGGGTACGGACACTGTGAGCCCCAGCCGCTGCACCACCCGCCCTGCATGGAGCAGACATGGCCGTCCAGCCAGCACTACTCATGCTCGTACACTGGTGGCCCGCTGCCTTTTAAGAACGAGTTTTGCAGCATGGAGGTCCCTCTGAGTCACTTCCACCATCAGCCTGAGTATTTCCCTGAGATCAAACCTGAGTACTCACACCTGCAGTGGATGCAGGGCGCGCACAAGAAAG GGTACATTCCAAGTTACCTGGACAAGGATGAGCTATGTGTAGTGTGCGGGGACAAAGCCACAGGCTATCACTATCGCTGCATTACCTGTGAAGGTTGCAAG GGTTTCTTCAGGCGGACGATCCAGAAGAACCTCAACCCAACCTACGCGTGTAAGTACGAGGGGAAATGCATCATCGACAAAGTGACCAGAAACCAGTGCCAGGAATGTCGCTTCAAGAAGTGCATCGCGGTGGGGATGGCAACAGATC TGGTGTTGGACAACAGCAAGAGGCTGGCCAAGCGGAAGCTAATCGAGGAGAACCGGGAGCGCCGTCGGCgggaggagctgcagaagacGGTGTGGGACCGACTGGAGCCCACCCAGGAGGAGTGGGACCTCATCCGTATGGTGACTGAGGCCCATATGTCCACAAACGCGCAGGGCAACCACTGGAAGCAGAAACGGAAATTCCTG GTCGAGGAAGCAATGCTTCTTAATGAAATAACATGTAATTTATTCTATACTTCTGACCAGAGTGCAGCGGGGGTGAAGGAAACTAAG CCTGAGGATATTGGTCAAGCGTCCATGGTCAATGCACCAGAAGGAAACAAAGTGGATATAGAAGCCTTCAGTCAGTTTACAAAAATTATCACCCCTGCCATAACCCGAGTGGTGGACTTTGCCAAAAAACTGCCTATGTTTTGTGAG CTGCCTTGTGAAGATCAGATCATCCTGTTGAAAGGCTGCTGCATGGAGATCATGTCACTGCGAGCGGCGGTCCGCTATGATCCCGAGAGTGAGACCCTCACGCTCAACGGCGAGATGGCGGTCACGCGAGGACAGCTTAAGAACGGAGGCCTCGGCGTGGTCTCGGACGCCATCTTCGATCTTGGCGTGTCGCTGTCCTCTTTTAACTTGGATGACTCCGAGGTGGCTCTTCTACAGGCCGTCATCCTGCTCTCATCTG ATCGGCCGGGCCTGAGTAGCGTGGAGCGAATCGAGCGCTGCCAAGAGGAGTTCCTGCTCGCCTTTGAACATTACATCAACTACCGCAAACACAAAGTGGCGCATTTCTGGCCCAAGCTGCTAATGAAGGTGACGGACCTGCGGATGATCGGCGCCTGCCACGCCAGCCGATTCCTCCATATGAAAGTGGAGTGTCCCACCGAGCtattccctcctctcttcctggAGGTCTTCGAGGACTGA
- the thrb gene encoding thyroid hormone receptor beta isoform X2 produces MMNYCIPDMYEMPHPGVGGYPMQGGGEHCMYPGEGPGYGHCEPQPLHHPPCMEQTWPSSQHYSCSYTGGPLPFKNEFCSMEVPLSHFHHQPEYFPEIKPEYSHLQWMQGAHKKGYIPSYLDKDELCVVCGDKATGYHYRCITCEGCKGFFRRTIQKNLNPTYACKYEGKCIIDKVTRNQCQECRFKKCIAVGMATDLVLDNSKRLAKRKLIEENRERRRREELQKTVWDRLEPTQEEWDLIRMVTEAHMSTNAQGNHWKQKRKFLSAAGVKETKPEDIGQASMVNAPEGNKVDIEAFSQFTKIITPAITRVVDFAKKLPMFCELPCEDQIILLKGCCMEIMSLRAAVRYDPESETLTLNGEMAVTRGQLKNGGLGVVSDAIFDLGVSLSSFNLDDSEVALLQAVILLSSDRPGLSSVERIERCQEEFLLAFEHYINYRKHKVAHFWPKLLMKVTDLRMIGACHASRFLHMKVECPTELFPPLFLEVFED; encoded by the exons ATGATGAACTACTGCATCCCAGACATGTATGAGATGCCTCACCCCGGGGTGGGAGGCTATCCGATGCAGGGTGGTGGAGAGCACTGCATGTATCCAGGTGAGGGGCCCGGGTACGGACACTGTGAGCCCCAGCCGCTGCACCACCCGCCCTGCATGGAGCAGACATGGCCGTCCAGCCAGCACTACTCATGCTCGTACACTGGTGGCCCGCTGCCTTTTAAGAACGAGTTTTGCAGCATGGAGGTCCCTCTGAGTCACTTCCACCATCAGCCTGAGTATTTCCCTGAGATCAAACCTGAGTACTCACACCTGCAGTGGATGCAGGGCGCGCACAAGAAAG GGTACATTCCAAGTTACCTGGACAAGGATGAGCTATGTGTAGTGTGCGGGGACAAAGCCACAGGCTATCACTATCGCTGCATTACCTGTGAAGGTTGCAAG GGTTTCTTCAGGCGGACGATCCAGAAGAACCTCAACCCAACCTACGCGTGTAAGTACGAGGGGAAATGCATCATCGACAAAGTGACCAGAAACCAGTGCCAGGAATGTCGCTTCAAGAAGTGCATCGCGGTGGGGATGGCAACAGATC TGGTGTTGGACAACAGCAAGAGGCTGGCCAAGCGGAAGCTAATCGAGGAGAACCGGGAGCGCCGTCGGCgggaggagctgcagaagacGGTGTGGGACCGACTGGAGCCCACCCAGGAGGAGTGGGACCTCATCCGTATGGTGACTGAGGCCCATATGTCCACAAACGCGCAGGGCAACCACTGGAAGCAGAAACGGAAATTCCTG AGTGCAGCGGGGGTGAAGGAAACTAAG CCTGAGGATATTGGTCAAGCGTCCATGGTCAATGCACCAGAAGGAAACAAAGTGGATATAGAAGCCTTCAGTCAGTTTACAAAAATTATCACCCCTGCCATAACCCGAGTGGTGGACTTTGCCAAAAAACTGCCTATGTTTTGTGAG CTGCCTTGTGAAGATCAGATCATCCTGTTGAAAGGCTGCTGCATGGAGATCATGTCACTGCGAGCGGCGGTCCGCTATGATCCCGAGAGTGAGACCCTCACGCTCAACGGCGAGATGGCGGTCACGCGAGGACAGCTTAAGAACGGAGGCCTCGGCGTGGTCTCGGACGCCATCTTCGATCTTGGCGTGTCGCTGTCCTCTTTTAACTTGGATGACTCCGAGGTGGCTCTTCTACAGGCCGTCATCCTGCTCTCATCTG ATCGGCCGGGCCTGAGTAGCGTGGAGCGAATCGAGCGCTGCCAAGAGGAGTTCCTGCTCGCCTTTGAACATTACATCAACTACCGCAAACACAAAGTGGCGCATTTCTGGCCCAAGCTGCTAATGAAGGTGACGGACCTGCGGATGATCGGCGCCTGCCACGCCAGCCGATTCCTCCATATGAAAGTGGAGTGTCCCACCGAGCtattccctcctctcttcctggAGGTCTTCGAGGACTGA
- the thrb gene encoding thyroid hormone receptor beta isoform X3 → MSEPAENCSPRWKDEAIQNGYIPSYLDKDELCVVCGDKATGYHYRCITCEGCKGFFRRTIQKNLNPTYACKYEGKCIIDKVTRNQCQECRFKKCIAVGMATDLVLDNSKRLAKRKLIEENRERRRREELQKTVWDRLEPTQEEWDLIRMVTEAHMSTNAQGNHWKQKRKFLVEEAMLLNEITCNLFYTSDQSAAGVKETKPEDIGQASMVNAPEGNKVDIEAFSQFTKIITPAITRVVDFAKKLPMFCELPCEDQIILLKGCCMEIMSLRAAVRYDPESETLTLNGEMAVTRGQLKNGGLGVVSDAIFDLGVSLSSFNLDDSEVALLQAVILLSSDRPGLSSVERIERCQEEFLLAFEHYINYRKHKVAHFWPKLLMKVTDLRMIGACHASRFLHMKVECPTELFPPLFLEVFED, encoded by the exons GGTACATTCCAAGTTACCTGGACAAGGATGAGCTATGTGTAGTGTGCGGGGACAAAGCCACAGGCTATCACTATCGCTGCATTACCTGTGAAGGTTGCAAG GGTTTCTTCAGGCGGACGATCCAGAAGAACCTCAACCCAACCTACGCGTGTAAGTACGAGGGGAAATGCATCATCGACAAAGTGACCAGAAACCAGTGCCAGGAATGTCGCTTCAAGAAGTGCATCGCGGTGGGGATGGCAACAGATC TGGTGTTGGACAACAGCAAGAGGCTGGCCAAGCGGAAGCTAATCGAGGAGAACCGGGAGCGCCGTCGGCgggaggagctgcagaagacGGTGTGGGACCGACTGGAGCCCACCCAGGAGGAGTGGGACCTCATCCGTATGGTGACTGAGGCCCATATGTCCACAAACGCGCAGGGCAACCACTGGAAGCAGAAACGGAAATTCCTG GTCGAGGAAGCAATGCTTCTTAATGAAATAACATGTAATTTATTCTATACTTCTGACCAGAGTGCAGCGGGGGTGAAGGAAACTAAG CCTGAGGATATTGGTCAAGCGTCCATGGTCAATGCACCAGAAGGAAACAAAGTGGATATAGAAGCCTTCAGTCAGTTTACAAAAATTATCACCCCTGCCATAACCCGAGTGGTGGACTTTGCCAAAAAACTGCCTATGTTTTGTGAG CTGCCTTGTGAAGATCAGATCATCCTGTTGAAAGGCTGCTGCATGGAGATCATGTCACTGCGAGCGGCGGTCCGCTATGATCCCGAGAGTGAGACCCTCACGCTCAACGGCGAGATGGCGGTCACGCGAGGACAGCTTAAGAACGGAGGCCTCGGCGTGGTCTCGGACGCCATCTTCGATCTTGGCGTGTCGCTGTCCTCTTTTAACTTGGATGACTCCGAGGTGGCTCTTCTACAGGCCGTCATCCTGCTCTCATCTG ATCGGCCGGGCCTGAGTAGCGTGGAGCGAATCGAGCGCTGCCAAGAGGAGTTCCTGCTCGCCTTTGAACATTACATCAACTACCGCAAACACAAAGTGGCGCATTTCTGGCCCAAGCTGCTAATGAAGGTGACGGACCTGCGGATGATCGGCGCCTGCCACGCCAGCCGATTCCTCCATATGAAAGTGGAGTGTCCCACCGAGCtattccctcctctcttcctggAGGTCTTCGAGGACTGA
- the thrb gene encoding thyroid hormone receptor beta isoform X4, with protein sequence MSEPAENCSPRWKDEAIQNGYIPSYLDKDELCVVCGDKATGYHYRCITCEGCKGFFRRTIQKNLNPTYACKYEGKCIIDKVTRNQCQECRFKKCIAVGMATDLVLDNSKRLAKRKLIEENRERRRREELQKTVWDRLEPTQEEWDLIRMVTEAHMSTNAQGNHWKQKRKFLSAAGVKETKPEDIGQASMVNAPEGNKVDIEAFSQFTKIITPAITRVVDFAKKLPMFCELPCEDQIILLKGCCMEIMSLRAAVRYDPESETLTLNGEMAVTRGQLKNGGLGVVSDAIFDLGVSLSSFNLDDSEVALLQAVILLSSDRPGLSSVERIERCQEEFLLAFEHYINYRKHKVAHFWPKLLMKVTDLRMIGACHASRFLHMKVECPTELFPPLFLEVFED encoded by the exons GGTACATTCCAAGTTACCTGGACAAGGATGAGCTATGTGTAGTGTGCGGGGACAAAGCCACAGGCTATCACTATCGCTGCATTACCTGTGAAGGTTGCAAG GGTTTCTTCAGGCGGACGATCCAGAAGAACCTCAACCCAACCTACGCGTGTAAGTACGAGGGGAAATGCATCATCGACAAAGTGACCAGAAACCAGTGCCAGGAATGTCGCTTCAAGAAGTGCATCGCGGTGGGGATGGCAACAGATC TGGTGTTGGACAACAGCAAGAGGCTGGCCAAGCGGAAGCTAATCGAGGAGAACCGGGAGCGCCGTCGGCgggaggagctgcagaagacGGTGTGGGACCGACTGGAGCCCACCCAGGAGGAGTGGGACCTCATCCGTATGGTGACTGAGGCCCATATGTCCACAAACGCGCAGGGCAACCACTGGAAGCAGAAACGGAAATTCCTG AGTGCAGCGGGGGTGAAGGAAACTAAG CCTGAGGATATTGGTCAAGCGTCCATGGTCAATGCACCAGAAGGAAACAAAGTGGATATAGAAGCCTTCAGTCAGTTTACAAAAATTATCACCCCTGCCATAACCCGAGTGGTGGACTTTGCCAAAAAACTGCCTATGTTTTGTGAG CTGCCTTGTGAAGATCAGATCATCCTGTTGAAAGGCTGCTGCATGGAGATCATGTCACTGCGAGCGGCGGTCCGCTATGATCCCGAGAGTGAGACCCTCACGCTCAACGGCGAGATGGCGGTCACGCGAGGACAGCTTAAGAACGGAGGCCTCGGCGTGGTCTCGGACGCCATCTTCGATCTTGGCGTGTCGCTGTCCTCTTTTAACTTGGATGACTCCGAGGTGGCTCTTCTACAGGCCGTCATCCTGCTCTCATCTG ATCGGCCGGGCCTGAGTAGCGTGGAGCGAATCGAGCGCTGCCAAGAGGAGTTCCTGCTCGCCTTTGAACATTACATCAACTACCGCAAACACAAAGTGGCGCATTTCTGGCCCAAGCTGCTAATGAAGGTGACGGACCTGCGGATGATCGGCGCCTGCCACGCCAGCCGATTCCTCCATATGAAAGTGGAGTGTCCCACCGAGCtattccctcctctcttcctggAGGTCTTCGAGGACTGA